The Periplaneta americana isolate PAMFEO1 chromosome 16, P.americana_PAMFEO1_priV1, whole genome shotgun sequence genome segment AACACTGGTCACATGTACGCCACGCCTCTGGAATTACGTAGGCAATTATTgaacaattttgttatttataaactcCTTTAAATTGGAATTTCTGAGATTGTAGTAATCAGGCAATTTAATCAGTTATTGTTTCAAACTTCACAATATTTATTGTACTGTATAAGTTACAGAACGTCtcaatttcaaatgttttcataaagtacataaatgaataaatattttacttcagtAAAATACAATGGGTGATTCCATTACGAATGGAATTGCCTCAATATGAAAACTAATTGTGAAATGTATTTACATTTCATCATCATACCTCCTGAAAACACTGTTAATCAGTTCCCTCCTGAAAGCCAAACCTCCCGGTTGCTGTACAGGTGGTGCAACAGGCACAGGTTCGTATGGGAGAATCATTATATCTGGGTCATCTTCTGGTAAGTTGTCGTTTATCTCCAAACTCAAATTGTGAAGCACTGCACAGGCAACAATTATATTTGGGGCATTCTCGAGTTTGTTTCTTAGACCAACCGAAAGACAAGGAAATCTCTTCTTCCATACTCCAAACATTCTCTCCACTACACATCTCGTCCTTTTGTGGGCTCTGTTGTACctataaatttcaattaatatataaGTTAGACATAAACATACAGTAGGTGTTCAACAAGAAAGTTGGATATAAACATAGATAGTCAATGAGAATAGCAGGTCTCTCCTGTACTTCCCATTACATAGCCCATGTCCATATATTAAATACCTGTGGTCAGCTGGAGTGACAGGATTTAACAAGGGAGTAAGCAGAATTCTCTGGCAAGAGTACCTTGCGTCCCCTAGTAAACAACCGGTAAACTCTCCTTGAACGTAACGGACATAGAGCCGAGAGTTCTGGAATATTCGACTGTCGTGCTCACTTCCAGCCCAGCTGGATACAATGTCCAAGAATTGACCTTCAGGTCCGGCAACAGCCTAAACAGCAACATACAATagcgatataaaataaatgaagactgCGATTTCTTAGTTAAGAATGTACTGGAAATGAGTGTGCTGTCTTAAGAAAGTGTTGAGTTATATagtctaataatattatttttacctgTACATTCAAGGAGAAATAGTTTTTCCGGTTTCGAAATGATTCCGCGTGGTCTCCAAATTTTGTGTGGCAAAGACGGACATGCGTGCAGTCAATAGCACCGTCCACACTAGGTATAACAGGGTTGTTGGGATTACCACCCCTTCCCAGTTCTTCAAAACGTAAACGATTCGTTGCTTTCTCTTGCTGCGTTAATGGCATTCTTATGTGATGGCGTATgtgtaatgctagaatccttGATACCCTGTTCACTACCCTTGAGACTGTCGATTGTGAAAGTGAACAGAGATCACCAATGACGATctataagtaatataaaaagtAGTGTCAACTCCTTACATTTGGcaatttattttagtttcattataagagcaagaaggctttgttttgtattaattttattaatgcttaatattttaatttaaattgactggATCAGGAAATTTAACCTTACTAATAATCAAATTTCATGCACATTAATGGAATCTAACCCCACTCATATATTGAATACCTCACATGTTGCAGTTATggctatattaattttaataaaatgaaacttacCTGAAAGCTTCCGGTGGCATAAAATCTCAAGCAAATGAGAAGTTGTAAAACTGGAGGAACTGGCAAACCTCGCTGGTTAGGTTTTGCAAGAGTTCTCTCTATTTTCGGAAGAATTAAATCCAAAACCGTCCTTTTGTGAAAACGAAACCTCCTCTTGAATTCAatgtcattataaaattcaaagggGTTCATGACGTTTCTCAAATAACGCTTTGGAGCACGAATTTCTTGCAATTCATTGACTTCTTCAATCATTTCTTCAAACTCGTTATCCATTTTTAGGCTAAAACTGACGTAAGTCAGGGGTTCCCTTGACTTGATAAAGTCGaacttatttcataacataaGTCGCACTTGAGTCACTATGAATTGCAATAAGTTCAACTTCATGAAGTCAGACTTTGTAAAGTAAAGCTTATAAAATAAGAACGACTTATAATAAGTACGACTTATTTGGACCGAAATCTGCAATTGAGACGAGATTTAAGTTCGACTTATATATAAGTATGACTtatctcgactatgaataccggccgtagtcttaaatttatttttcagttgttAATTGGAAATGATCTTCACTCACCggagggaatataaggagagatTGAAACAAATTTTTCCATTCTTACATGTTCAAACTGTGACAATTCGAAATCCAATCTTTTTTATGAAATTGACAATTCAAACtccaatattttttatgaaattttatacacgaGTTCAAAATAAGTTAATCATGTTACgtagattccccccccccccccccacataacTAGACCAGATAGAGGTTTGAAATTTTGTACTAGTGTAATGAAAGCTCTTTAACacaaacaggcaaaaaatgatCATCACAGCTTTACAagttttgtaacttacatttttatcggtataaagactaatattaaaaaaaaaaatacaaaagtttGCTCATATATTTTGGAATTAATCTAGAATTTCTAGAGATATAAACATAATTCCTCGTCATTATATTTAAACCACAGCAGTAGATGCAATAGTTCCATGTATCTCAACAAGATATGTTGATAAAGGCAAAATCCCTCAAAACAATCCATATCCATAGTGTTCTGTTTCCTCTCCAACTTCTACCTCTGATTTTCTTTTCACCTTTTCTTTCTCCATTGAGGTTGCTTTTGTCACTAGGAGAGCACTGAACTTAGCTTTCTGTATTCATTTGCTATCAATGATTACAAGAGCTTCCTTCATATTTGTACCACACTTAATTGCCATGTTTTGAAGCCCTCAGTCCTAATCACAGTACCATCATTGAAGCACAGAACAtaatttttaacttcaatttctAATAAATTATCTAAAGTCAAAAACTCTGGTTTTGGTAAATGAGTGTGGATCAAACTGTTAAAACAGAGAAACATTTCCACTATACCTGCAGCTTCCATGCTCCACTAGAGACTTCATAATTTATTCTGCAAGTGTGTGCACATTCTGATTTAATTTTACGCAAGTGCCACTATTCTGACTTACATGCAAAAGGCGAACTTCTCATTAATGCAAGACATCACAGAATTAGAACCTCATTGGCCTCTACCCTAGGATGGCAAGTTCATGAAGAAATCCACTGTCTCTCTACTAATGGTTCACATTGTAGAgccaatataaatgcaataaacaGATCTACACATAAAGCAATCATTattacccaagagactattggactatacacctcatggaaaacgagatatcggaagaccaaggaagaaatggaaagaccaactttcttctggaagcggaacaggccaggagACCTAATTCAAGACTGTCATTAATGTTATTCATCAGACTATCAGATTTGAGAGAGATTTACAACAGGCTGATGAAGTGGATAAAGAAAAGAAGTTAATCTATGAGCCCTGCATTCCTTATCTGGCATTGAAGattgtgtcgaattggaacatatctggagaaaatatctaccaccctcgatgctaagtcagaataggagtttgcttgtatgtcttgacctcatggggaatagagaatgtgaacaaaagactggattgttcctcttgaaggcgagacagattagaacttcagctgttgaagtttgtgatacgaactgacgaagggataatggtaactactcaattatacatttttatgcctgttttaggttaggatatattatataatgcattttgtttgtgccattttcattttaatttgtgtGTTTCTTTGGAGAGtagttggatctaatcataggtgataGGGGTGCAACCTACAAAGTAgaacttgttttacacagcataTACAATCAGAAGACCTgtcattggatttaagagaaaattctgataatatagtacatctgcatgtataatattgctcaataaatccatctacctatctatctaaaaATAATCTTTCAGAAGACAATTGGTCAGTTATTGGCTTATTATTTGGTTATAGAGGAGGAATTTCTAAATGATCATGTACATTTCTAAAAAATCTT includes the following:
- the LOC138716227 gene encoding putative nuclease HARBI1, producing MDNEFEEMIEEVNELQEIRAPKRYLRNVMNPFEFYNDIEFKRRFRFHKRTVLDLILPKIERTLAKPNQRGLPVPPVLQLLICLRFYATGSFQIVIGDLCSLSQSTVSRVVNRVSRILALHIRHHIRMPLTQQEKATNRLRFEELGRGGNPNNPVIPSVDGAIDCTHVRLCHTKFGDHAESFRNRKNYFSLNVQAVAGPEGQFLDIVSSWAGSEHDSRIFQNSRLYVRYVQGEFTGCLLGDARYSCQRILLTPLLNPVTPADHRYNRAHKRTRCVVERMFGVWKKRFPCLSVGLRNKLENAPNIIVACAVLHNLSLEINDNLPEDDPDIMILPYEPVPVAPPVQQPGGLAFRRELINSVFRRYDDEM